A portion of the Desulfosoma caldarium genome contains these proteins:
- a CDS encoding ATP-binding response regulator: protein MHGDAASTIRNILVVDDDPSVLELMGEVLRGEGCNPLLASNPMEALTLAESKECSLAFLDIELPGMNGIELTGRLKAKDPHLDVVIMTGYGTLENAVQAIKIGVADFIRKPFSIEDVFMCLRRHWERQAFRERIRQAEQRYADLVQHAPMMIFSLRKDFGLGFVNRACRTVLGFDPSEVVDRAGWLLERVVEEDRDQFAMHVRGVFEGLGDAGFLECRLRHREGHVLHCLMKTFVPAASAKLERLKQLEGIAVDITDRVLLEKALVQKEKLKTLGAVAAEVAHEIRNPLVAIGGFARRLHSRYPEASEAAIILDECRRLERILDRIRNYLSPVDISLGKHAVEEILHRCKELMGLELERKGMRCRLEVEPGLEPLSVDANALLQVFINLVRNAIHAMQKGDELVVRAYRSAQYVMIRFQNPCRKPVAIHPDALFLPFDEGGQTIGLPLSYRLIRSMGGVLNFSWEEPYAVFTVSLPRFQEREAESYDSRLTPAEATKRP, encoded by the coding sequence ATGCACGGCGACGCAGCGTCAACAATCAGAAATATTCTGGTGGTCGATGACGATCCCAGTGTCTTGGAACTCATGGGCGAAGTGCTTAGAGGCGAAGGGTGCAACCCCCTTTTGGCCTCGAATCCCATGGAAGCTTTGACGCTGGCCGAAAGCAAGGAGTGTTCCCTGGCCTTTTTGGACATTGAACTTCCGGGCATGAACGGCATTGAACTGACGGGGCGGCTTAAAGCGAAAGATCCTCACCTGGATGTGGTTATCATGACCGGTTACGGGACTCTTGAAAACGCAGTGCAAGCCATCAAGATTGGCGTGGCCGATTTCATTCGCAAGCCGTTCAGCATAGAAGACGTCTTCATGTGCCTTCGACGACATTGGGAAAGACAGGCATTTCGAGAAAGGATTCGTCAGGCCGAGCAGCGCTATGCGGACCTGGTGCAACATGCGCCCATGATGATCTTTTCGCTGCGAAAGGATTTTGGCCTGGGCTTTGTCAATCGAGCGTGCCGCACGGTATTGGGTTTTGATCCTTCGGAAGTGGTGGATCGAGCAGGGTGGTTATTGGAGCGCGTGGTGGAGGAAGATCGCGATCAGTTTGCCATGCATGTTCGAGGGGTTTTTGAAGGTCTGGGGGATGCCGGATTTTTGGAATGCCGGCTCAGGCATCGCGAAGGCCATGTTTTACATTGCCTAATGAAGACCTTTGTGCCTGCCGCTTCGGCAAAGCTTGAACGCCTCAAGCAATTGGAAGGCATCGCCGTGGACATTACGGACCGTGTCCTTCTAGAAAAGGCCCTTGTTCAAAAAGAAAAGCTCAAGACTTTAGGGGCCGTGGCGGCGGAAGTGGCCCACGAGATTCGAAACCCCTTGGTGGCCATCGGCGGCTTTGCTCGGCGATTGCACAGTCGCTATCCCGAAGCGTCGGAAGCCGCCATCATTTTGGACGAATGCCGAAGGTTGGAAAGGATTCTGGACCGCATTCGAAACTATCTGTCCCCGGTGGACATTTCCTTAGGCAAACACGCTGTGGAAGAGATTCTGCACCGCTGCAAGGAACTCATGGGCCTGGAACTGGAAAGAAAAGGCATGCGGTGCCGACTGGAGGTGGAGCCCGGTTTGGAGCCGCTGTCTGTGGATGCCAACGCGCTGCTGCAAGTTTTTATCAATCTGGTCCGAAACGCCATTCATGCCATGCAGAAAGGCGACGAACTGGTGGTGCGGGCTTACCGCAGCGCTCAGTACGTGATGATTCGTTTCCAAAATCCATGTCGTAAACCCGTCGCCATACATCCCGATGCTTTGTTCCTCCCCTTTGACGAAGGGGGACAGACCATCGGTTTGCCTCTGAGCTACCGACTGATTCGCTCCATGGGAGGCGTCCTCAATTTTTCTTGGGAAGAACCGTATGCCGTCTTCACCGTCTCCTTGCCGAGATTCCAGGAGCGGGAAGCCGAGTCTTACGACTCGCGTTTGACGCCGGCGGAAGCGACAAAACGTCCCTGA
- the glpX gene encoding class II fructose-bisphosphatase: MQTEAPERNLGLDLVRVTEAAALAAARWLGRGNGKAGDKAAVDAMRLSFNAVDIDGVVVIGEGEKDKAPMLYNGEKLGTGRGPKVDVAVDPVEGTRLLAYGRPNAISVVAMAPRGSMFNPGPAFYMSKLVVPSAARHAIDLDASPEENLKNIAKALGKDVNDLTVFVLDKPRHKELIAHIRKAGARIQLHTDGDVAGALMAVLPETSVDVMMGTGGTPEGVLAAAAIKVVGGEMLGRLDPQSATEKEALLKAGYDLQRVLSTQDLIRSDDVFFAATGISGGDFLSGVRFTGPGAITYSVVMRGKTGTVRRIEAIHSFDQLMQISAINYN; this comes from the coding sequence ATGCAGACGGAAGCCCCAGAAAGAAATTTGGGACTTGATCTGGTTCGAGTCACGGAAGCTGCCGCCCTGGCTGCGGCGCGATGGCTTGGCCGTGGGAATGGCAAAGCTGGAGACAAGGCCGCCGTGGACGCCATGAGGTTGAGCTTCAACGCGGTGGATATTGACGGTGTTGTGGTGATCGGCGAAGGGGAAAAGGACAAGGCCCCCATGCTGTACAACGGGGAGAAGTTGGGTACGGGTCGAGGACCCAAGGTGGATGTGGCCGTGGATCCTGTCGAAGGCACGCGCTTGCTGGCTTATGGTCGACCCAATGCCATCTCCGTGGTGGCCATGGCGCCACGGGGATCCATGTTTAACCCAGGTCCCGCATTCTACATGAGCAAACTGGTCGTGCCTTCGGCGGCACGCCATGCCATCGACCTGGACGCCTCTCCCGAAGAAAATTTAAAAAACATTGCCAAGGCCCTGGGAAAAGACGTGAATGACTTGACCGTCTTTGTTTTAGACAAACCGCGCCACAAAGAACTCATCGCCCACATTCGCAAGGCCGGTGCCCGCATTCAACTTCATACCGACGGCGATGTGGCCGGAGCCCTCATGGCCGTGCTGCCGGAAACCTCCGTGGATGTCATGATGGGTACAGGCGGGACGCCTGAAGGTGTCCTCGCGGCCGCGGCCATCAAGGTGGTGGGAGGTGAAATGCTTGGGCGCTTGGACCCCCAATCGGCCACGGAAAAGGAGGCCCTGCTCAAGGCAGGTTACGATTTGCAACGGGTGCTCAGCACACAGGATTTGATTCGAAGCGACGATGTCTTTTTTGCGGCTACCGGCATCAGCGGGGGCGACTTTCTTTCTGGAGTGCGTTTCACGGGCCCAGGCGCCATCACCTACTCCGTGGTGATGCGCGGCAAAACCGGCACGGTGCGCCGCATCGAGGCCATTCATTCCTTTGACCAGCTCATGCAAATCAGCGCCATCAACTACAACTAA
- a CDS encoding PAS domain-containing sensor histidine kinase: MKPAKRSVVTMDSPWLSPWLILGAAGVLAVILAVVALRNADRERRFMETILSAQAHTFQVSLEAGTRTGMMGRMGWGRNQLQMLMEQTAQEPSVLYLRLVDRSGRVIASSNSQEMGQTLPPSLEADRAGHAYTDFQGKKAFEVVRPYEPWARCGTKPRTPCVENGQDRGQGLAPPRRTRWPNPFFDAGPLRFVVGLNATPVQDAMRQDMVQNALLLAILFVLGATGFVALFWAQGYRLARKSLRTMEVMTEAIFSRMPVGLVATDRQGVIRRTNPAAASLLGPHVEAGRSLRDIPALESLRQRLEKGEDPIEDNLRYEMGQNTPKPLLINATVIQDAENNPAGFAFLLSDMTAVRTLEEKLRRHERLAALGKLASGVAHEIRNPLSSIKGFAAILARKAAGDPSAQEVAQTMTHEVDRLNRVISELLEFARPAELEIRPVQLRDIIEHSMKLVERDALQAGVELSVELSPPDLRAEVDADRFSQVLLNLYLNAIQAMHRGGRLSVRASMDQNTLRVDVEDTGPGIAPEALGHVFDPYFTTKPNGVGLGLAIVHKIVEAHGGDIVVDKSDAKGTRFVIRIPQNASSLSHARQKEMSLNRPVNHEGQGGAAFISERGDDHS; this comes from the coding sequence ATGAAACCGGCGAAGCGTTCTGTGGTGACCATGGATTCCCCGTGGCTTTCCCCGTGGCTGATCTTGGGCGCCGCGGGGGTCTTGGCTGTCATTTTGGCGGTGGTGGCTTTGCGAAACGCCGATCGCGAACGGCGGTTCATGGAAACCATACTGTCCGCTCAGGCGCACACATTTCAGGTATCTCTGGAAGCTGGAACCCGAACGGGTATGATGGGCCGCATGGGATGGGGACGCAACCAATTGCAGATGCTTATGGAACAAACGGCGCAAGAGCCTTCCGTGCTCTACCTACGGCTCGTGGATCGCTCGGGTCGTGTCATCGCCTCCAGCAATTCCCAAGAGATGGGCCAAACGCTTCCCCCGAGCCTTGAAGCGGATCGTGCAGGACATGCCTATACCGACTTTCAAGGGAAAAAGGCTTTTGAAGTGGTGCGGCCCTATGAGCCATGGGCGCGGTGTGGTACCAAGCCGCGAACCCCGTGTGTGGAAAATGGGCAAGACCGCGGTCAAGGCTTAGCGCCACCTCGAAGAACGCGATGGCCGAATCCTTTTTTTGATGCCGGGCCGTTGCGGTTTGTGGTGGGGTTGAACGCGACGCCCGTTCAGGACGCCATGCGCCAGGACATGGTCCAGAACGCCCTTCTCTTGGCCATCCTGTTCGTTCTCGGTGCCACGGGGTTCGTTGCCCTTTTTTGGGCCCAGGGATATCGACTGGCTCGAAAATCGCTGCGAACCATGGAAGTCATGACGGAAGCCATTTTTTCCCGCATGCCCGTCGGCCTCGTGGCCACAGACCGCCAAGGTGTCATTCGCCGAACCAATCCGGCAGCCGCGTCGCTTTTAGGTCCTCACGTGGAAGCCGGGCGCTCCCTCAGGGATATTCCCGCCTTGGAAAGCCTACGACAACGTCTGGAAAAAGGGGAAGATCCCATTGAAGACAATCTTCGATATGAAATGGGCCAGAATACACCGAAGCCTTTACTCATTAACGCCACGGTGATTCAGGACGCCGAAAACAACCCTGCGGGTTTTGCCTTTCTCCTTTCGGACATGACCGCCGTGCGCACTCTTGAAGAAAAACTTCGCCGCCACGAACGCCTGGCCGCCTTGGGAAAACTGGCCTCGGGAGTTGCCCACGAGATTCGAAATCCTTTAAGCTCCATCAAGGGTTTTGCGGCGATACTCGCCCGCAAGGCCGCAGGCGATCCTTCAGCCCAAGAAGTAGCGCAAACCATGACCCACGAAGTGGACCGCCTTAACCGTGTCATCTCGGAGTTGCTCGAATTTGCCCGTCCCGCCGAACTAGAGATAAGGCCCGTTCAGCTTCGAGATATCATCGAACACAGCATGAAACTGGTGGAAAGAGATGCCCTTCAAGCGGGCGTGGAGCTGTCCGTAGAACTGTCTCCGCCCGATCTTCGAGCCGAAGTGGATGCGGACCGTTTTTCTCAGGTTTTACTCAACCTCTACCTCAATGCTATTCAAGCTATGCACCGCGGGGGACGACTCAGCGTGCGGGCCTCCATGGACCAAAACACACTGCGCGTGGATGTGGAAGACACAGGGCCGGGCATTGCACCTGAAGCGCTGGGACACGTCTTCGATCCCTACTTCACCACCAAACCCAACGGTGTGGGTTTGGGGCTGGCCATTGTCCACAAAATCGTGGAAGCGCACGGTGGAGATATTGTGGTGGACAAATCCGATGCGAAGGGAACCCGCTTCGTCATTCGCATACCTCAAAACGCCTCGAGCCTTTCGCATGCAAGGCAAAAAGAGATGAGTTTAAACAGGCCGGTGAACCACGAAGGCCAAGGGGGGGCGGCCTTCATTTCAGAAAGAGGGGATGATCATTCCTAA
- a CDS encoding DMT family transporter, producing the protein MGTIYIKLTMTAVLWGGTFIAGRMIAGEVPPFSAAFLRFVWASVFLFGSFLRRGRSMSFPLKHWSAFLVLGLTGIFAYNAFFFSGLKRIPASRASLIIACNPAMIALFSAILFKEHLGARRCGGIALSVLGAVIVISRGHPWSLWHGGIGVGDLLILGCVASWVAYSLMGKRVMNAVSPEIAVAYSCLAGTALLAIPASAERVWSHLWTFSWTSWIGMFYLGFFGSFLGFRWYYEGIQAIGPARAGVFINLVPLSAMAMAVLFLGEQVEASLIVGALAICLGVTLTNRA; encoded by the coding sequence ATGGGTACGATCTACATCAAACTCACCATGACGGCGGTATTGTGGGGTGGCACTTTTATTGCCGGAAGAATGATCGCCGGTGAGGTGCCGCCGTTTTCTGCCGCTTTTCTGCGTTTCGTGTGGGCTTCTGTCTTTCTTTTTGGATCTTTTTTAAGGCGCGGCCGTTCGATGTCTTTTCCTTTGAAACACTGGAGTGCTTTTCTGGTTTTGGGGCTGACGGGAATCTTTGCCTATAACGCTTTTTTCTTTTCCGGCCTCAAACGCATTCCTGCAAGTCGTGCTTCTTTGATCATCGCCTGCAATCCGGCCATGATCGCCCTTTTTTCCGCCATCCTTTTCAAGGAACACCTGGGAGCGAGGCGATGTGGAGGAATTGCCCTTTCGGTTTTGGGGGCCGTGATCGTCATTTCCAGAGGCCATCCCTGGAGCCTATGGCACGGGGGTATTGGTGTGGGCGATCTATTGATTTTAGGCTGCGTGGCCAGCTGGGTGGCCTATTCCTTAATGGGCAAAAGGGTCATGAATGCGGTTTCTCCGGAAATCGCCGTGGCCTATTCATGCCTTGCGGGTACGGCACTTTTGGCGATTCCGGCCAGCGCCGAACGCGTTTGGTCTCATCTGTGGACGTTCAGTTGGACATCATGGATCGGTATGTTTTACCTGGGTTTTTTCGGATCGTTCTTGGGATTTCGCTGGTATTATGAAGGCATTCAGGCCATCGGGCCCGCCAGGGCCGGGGTTTTTATCAACCTGGTGCCGTTGAGTGCCATGGCGATGGCCGTCCTTTTTCTGGGCGAGCAGGTGGAAGCCTCCCTGATTGTGGGTGCCTTGGCCATTTGCCTCGGTGTGACCCTCACCAACCGAGCCTAA
- a CDS encoding HDOD domain-containing protein, which translates to MSEMGKSSGPANGSFRDEVRRVIRTLETLPSAPAVASNILNALTQARPDMERVVKLLETDQGLALKLLRLVNSSYYGLSKKVTTLHRAVALLGVEQLRCMLLSVTVSESLIKELRRRARKDQQALWEHSLACAVCCELFAEKVLPKRSSEAFVLGLLHDVGKLLFMECAAETYREVEQAARDRGVAMAEAEQDLLGVDHATVARWLAEKWGLPPILTFPLWWHHHSPDVLSLMDVADSEIRDLSLLVNLSDHVVHELMADAVAVEQFRSPDPALLDHFGLSLSDCDQIKSRIAKRYSARTALLDFEQDELSFYFSALQRANQHLSRMASRGVQLESARRSEREREALDALEAVLPALADMPTMLEEAAQRVAKILGVDHGVVYVWDDAGPTLYGSWWKTDQVPRPFALSKEGGNGREVLNSMPLAMRQLLSGFRKRYSFTAGGAVMDRRVQYHPPYIALPMVVDDRVVGEAILHDQGLHDEEVHAARPLAVYEKVGRVLSSAVRQIRLVEQSRDLNDKLSAALAQAGRTMKELREAQARYRDEKERLAVTLQSIAEAVIATDTEGRVVLFNEAASKLTGWDAQNAVGKPAEELLQLRTAAEEPFSNPVAAVLEKGGPVEYANELAVITRDGSRRPVALCGAPIIDEEGRSVGVIFAVRDLTYQKKMETEVLRARKLDSLRILAGGIAHDFNNILMGILGNLNLARMFVNEPEKLESRLTEAEKGVHRAKELTQQLLSLAKGGVPTKKTAAMASLLREGANFVLSGSNVKVHFSLPEDLCPVEVDVAQMHQVISNLLINAMQAMPEGGTVWISAENVEVTEDTGLPLSKGTYVHVAFRDEGTGIKAEYLDRIFDPYFTTKDRNSEKGTGLGLAIVYSVMKRHGGCVTVESQEGKGTVFHLYLPASDAVPPSAKHDSTPLQTAQGRILVMDDEESVRNIVREMLTHLGYEPDVAQEGLEAIKKYEAALKQERPYHAVILDLTVRGGMGARETLEKLQTLDPEVKAIVSSGYVQDEIVNRHAEFGFAAVITKPFTIRKLAETLQRVVHKKDQRRCVRRNVQHSVTVELADASFLAKTLNLSEEGALIDSNVPVNPEAVVSVNVKPEHEEPRRLRGRVVWSRVRAMNGDGASYLVGVHFDNISEEDREYVRGLMGLES; encoded by the coding sequence ATGAGCGAGATGGGAAAGAGCTCCGGGCCCGCCAACGGCTCTTTTCGTGACGAAGTGCGCCGAGTGATTCGGACGCTGGAAACCTTACCCTCGGCGCCCGCTGTCGCTTCTAACATTCTCAACGCTTTGACCCAAGCACGGCCGGACATGGAGCGAGTGGTCAAGCTGCTGGAGACGGACCAGGGCCTGGCCCTGAAGCTTTTGCGCCTGGTCAATTCCAGCTATTACGGACTTTCCAAGAAAGTGACCACCCTCCACAGGGCGGTGGCGTTGCTCGGTGTGGAGCAGCTTCGATGCATGCTGCTCAGCGTCACCGTTTCCGAATCCCTCATCAAGGAATTGCGGCGCAGGGCACGAAAGGATCAGCAGGCTCTGTGGGAGCATTCCCTGGCGTGCGCAGTGTGTTGTGAATTGTTTGCGGAAAAGGTGCTGCCCAAGCGGTCCTCGGAAGCTTTTGTTTTGGGGCTTCTGCACGATGTGGGAAAACTGCTTTTTATGGAATGTGCTGCGGAGACTTATCGGGAGGTGGAACAGGCTGCCCGGGACCGGGGTGTGGCCATGGCCGAGGCGGAACAGGACCTTTTGGGTGTGGATCATGCCACGGTAGCCCGCTGGCTTGCGGAAAAGTGGGGCCTCCCGCCCATCCTCACTTTTCCATTGTGGTGGCATCACCACAGTCCGGATGTCCTAAGCTTGATGGACGTTGCGGACTCAGAGATTCGAGACTTGAGCCTTCTGGTGAACCTTTCCGACCATGTGGTCCATGAACTCATGGCGGACGCGGTGGCCGTGGAACAGTTCCGCAGTCCCGACCCGGCTCTCCTAGATCATTTCGGGCTCTCCCTCTCCGACTGTGATCAGATCAAAAGCCGCATCGCCAAACGTTATAGCGCCAGAACCGCACTGTTGGACTTTGAGCAGGATGAGTTGTCTTTCTATTTCAGCGCCCTTCAGCGGGCCAATCAGCATCTGAGTCGAATGGCATCCCGGGGGGTGCAACTGGAAAGCGCGCGCCGTTCAGAGCGGGAGAGGGAAGCCTTGGATGCTTTGGAGGCGGTGCTGCCTGCTTTAGCGGACATGCCCACCATGTTGGAAGAAGCGGCACAGCGTGTGGCGAAAATCTTGGGCGTGGATCACGGCGTCGTCTATGTGTGGGACGATGCAGGCCCCACACTTTACGGATCCTGGTGGAAAACCGACCAGGTTCCGCGCCCCTTTGCCTTGTCCAAGGAGGGAGGCAACGGCCGGGAAGTGCTCAACAGCATGCCCCTGGCAATGCGCCAGCTTCTCAGCGGGTTTCGCAAACGCTACAGCTTTACGGCGGGTGGAGCGGTCATGGACCGTCGCGTGCAATATCATCCGCCCTATATCGCCCTGCCCATGGTTGTGGACGATCGGGTCGTGGGGGAAGCCATTTTGCATGATCAAGGCCTGCATGACGAGGAAGTGCACGCGGCGCGTCCCCTTGCCGTTTATGAAAAAGTGGGCCGTGTGCTCTCATCCGCCGTGCGCCAGATACGACTGGTGGAACAATCCCGGGACCTGAATGATAAGCTTTCCGCCGCTCTGGCGCAAGCAGGCCGCACCATGAAAGAACTTCGAGAAGCGCAGGCGCGCTACCGTGACGAAAAAGAACGCCTTGCCGTCACGCTTCAAAGCATCGCCGAAGCCGTGATCGCCACGGATACGGAAGGCCGGGTGGTTCTTTTCAACGAGGCGGCTTCCAAACTCACCGGATGGGATGCCCAGAACGCTGTGGGAAAGCCGGCCGAAGAGTTGTTGCAGCTCCGCACGGCGGCCGAAGAACCTTTCTCGAACCCGGTGGCGGCGGTTCTGGAAAAAGGCGGCCCGGTGGAATATGCGAACGAACTGGCTGTGATCACTCGAGATGGCTCCCGGCGACCTGTTGCTCTGTGCGGCGCACCCATCATCGATGAAGAAGGCCGAAGTGTGGGGGTCATCTTCGCCGTTCGCGACCTGACGTATCAAAAGAAGATGGAAACGGAGGTCCTGCGCGCTCGAAAATTGGACTCCCTTCGGATTCTTGCCGGAGGCATCGCCCATGACTTCAACAACATCTTGATGGGCATTTTGGGCAATCTGAATCTCGCGCGCATGTTTGTCAACGAGCCTGAGAAGCTGGAATCTCGACTGACCGAAGCCGAAAAAGGAGTGCACCGCGCCAAGGAGTTGACACAGCAGTTGCTAAGCCTGGCCAAAGGGGGTGTTCCTACCAAGAAAACGGCGGCTATGGCCTCTCTTCTTCGAGAGGGGGCCAATTTTGTGCTCTCAGGATCCAACGTCAAGGTGCATTTCAGCCTTCCCGAGGACTTGTGCCCCGTCGAGGTGGATGTGGCTCAGATGCATCAGGTGATCAGCAACCTGCTGATCAACGCCATGCAGGCCATGCCCGAGGGAGGGACGGTGTGGATTTCGGCAGAAAACGTGGAAGTCACCGAGGATACGGGCTTGCCTTTGTCCAAGGGAACCTATGTGCACGTGGCATTTCGCGACGAAGGGACAGGCATCAAGGCCGAATACCTGGACCGAATTTTCGACCCGTACTTTACCACCAAAGACCGCAACAGTGAGAAAGGCACAGGGCTTGGCTTGGCCATTGTCTATTCGGTCATGAAGCGCCACGGCGGATGTGTGACGGTAGAATCGCAGGAAGGCAAGGGAACGGTGTTTCACCTGTACCTTCCCGCATCGGATGCCGTGCCGCCATCGGCCAAACACGACTCCACGCCCCTTCAGACAGCTCAGGGCCGCATCTTGGTCATGGACGATGAGGAATCGGTGCGAAACATCGTGCGCGAAATGCTGACGCACCTGGGTTACGAGCCGGACGTGGCTCAGGAAGGTCTTGAAGCCATCAAGAAATATGAAGCGGCCTTGAAACAGGAAAGGCCCTATCACGCGGTCATTTTGGACCTCACCGTTCGTGGCGGCATGGGAGCCCGGGAGACTCTGGAAAAGCTTCAAACCCTGGACCCGGAGGTCAAGGCCATCGTCTCCAGCGGGTATGTTCAAGATGAAATCGTCAATCGCCACGCGGAATTCGGCTTTGCGGCCGTTATCACGAAACCTTTCACCATTCGAAAGCTTGCGGAAACCCTGCAGAGGGTGGTGCACAAAAAGGATCAGCGTCGTTGTGTTAGAAGAAACGTGCAGCATTCTGTGACGGTGGAACTGGCGGATGCCTCCTTTTTGGCCAAGACTCTGAACCTGAGCGAGGAAGGGGCGCTCATTGACTCCAATGTGCCGGTCAATCCTGAAGCAGTGGTTTCTGTGAACGTGAAACCGGAACATGAAGAACCAAGGCGCCTCAGGGGCCGGGTTGTGTGGTCTCGTGTGCGCGCCATGAACGGGGATGGAGCATCGTATCTGGTGGGCGTGCATTTTGACAACATCTCCGAAGAAGACAGAGAATACGTGCGCGGGCTCATGGGGCTAGAATCCTAA